One window of the Nitrospiraceae bacterium genome contains the following:
- a CDS encoding DUF4410 domain-containing protein encodes MLSLVVSVGCASTETSNREILVTEKLARPAHIWVYDFAASSADVPADSVLAGQHTDHPTPQTPEQIEAGRQVGIHIAEQLVEEIRYMGLAARRASSETTPQINDLVIRGYLLAIDEGSAVKRVAVGFGSGGSELTVAAEGFQMTPQGLRKLGSGTVHSGGSKTPGAAVGTAALIATANPVGLIVGGGMKAYGEYSGSAKIEGREKAIAKEIADKIKPRFQQQGWIK; translated from the coding sequence ATGTTGTCCCTCGTGGTTTCAGTCGGATGCGCCTCGACCGAGACATCGAACCGCGAGATACTCGTGACCGAAAAACTCGCTCGACCCGCTCACATCTGGGTATACGACTTTGCCGCCAGCTCCGCCGACGTTCCGGCCGATTCCGTGCTCGCCGGGCAGCATACCGATCATCCGACTCCCCAAACTCCCGAACAGATCGAAGCCGGTCGGCAGGTGGGTATTCACATTGCAGAACAACTGGTCGAGGAGATTCGCTACATGGGACTGGCAGCCAGACGGGCTTCGAGTGAAACCACACCGCAGATCAACGACCTCGTGATCCGGGGCTACCTCCTCGCCATCGATGAAGGCAGTGCGGTCAAGCGCGTCGCGGTGGGATTTGGCTCCGGTGGGTCGGAGTTGACGGTGGCGGCCGAAGGCTTCCAAATGACGCCCCAGGGACTGCGAAAACTTGGATCCGGTACCGTACATTCCGGAGGAAGTAAAACCCCCGGAGCAGCGGTAGGAACCGCCGCCCTCATTGCCACGGCCAACCCCGTGGGCCTTATCGTTGGAGGCGGGATGAAGGCATACGGGGAATACAGCGGTAGCGCCAAAATTGAGGGCCGGGAAAAGGCGATTGCCAAAGAAATCGCCGATAAGATCAAGCCCAGATTCCAGCAACAAGGATGGATTAAATAA